Below is a window of Solanum stenotomum isolate F172 chromosome 7, ASM1918654v1, whole genome shotgun sequence DNA.
atttcgatTAGTGTTCTAAAATTCTACATCAAGGAAAATATGTTGATGGTCATGGTTGAAAAATTATGTCTGTTGACTAAAATTGACTATTTGAGTCAAACCTTTGACCATAAATTTAATCTATGTTACAAATTAGGAAAACATATTAATACTAAAAAGGATTTTTGACCAATCTAAACCTATTTAATTTCCCAATAGTTTCAGTTATGCATATAAATAGATccaattttctttatttctatactagaattttatttttttcttctctagaAAATGAGTCATTCTCcatttaagataattttcaCTTTCTTTATCTTATCTTTTCATTTAACAGAAGCAGAAGCAGGTATTCGTCCAAAATTTTTAGTATCAATTTTTAATTCTCTACCAAATAACAATGTTCCATTAACAGTTCATTGTCAATCCAAAGATGACGATCTTGGATTTCATAATATTACTGTTGGCCAAAGTTATAATTTCACATTTTACGAGAATTTCTTTTGGAGAAcagttttcttttgtcatttttggtGGCATCCAAAAGAAATTAGTTTCGATGTGTTTAATAAAGGGCAAAAATGTATCAAAAAGGGACCAGTTTATAGTCATGATTGCATATGGATTGCAGAGTTTGATGGTTTTACTCTGAATGGAGTTAAAGAACATGATTGGTaatatatagtttaaaataataaatgtattttcatttttatttttaataaataaaagatttagTACTTTAATTTACATAAAACTAGCTTTCATATTCAATTTTGTACATTGagtttgacatatatatatttcttcgtttttttttagttatttattcgTTGGATAACATTGTCAGTTAACAAATGAATCATAACTCAAGTTAATATCATGAAATGATCGAAAACTACGATATGAATATAACTTTCGATTATCCATGCatgaataattatttctttcatgTTTCTTAATTTTGAAAGTACGAAccaaacacataaataaaaatgattagatAGATGAAGTGAGGGGGGAAGCAAATTACAATAACATGGCAGtgattttaattcaataaatattatattttgaatctaCACTTTAAGAACATACTATAGTTAAAATTATGACCAATCATGTATTTTAActctaattaaataaaattcatataaattTGCCAACCAAATATAAGCGTGAGTATGAAAAAGTCCATACTTTAAATTTGCCAACCAAATACATGCGTGTTTCTACCCCGATCTTATTTAACCCTCCGCTCctaatttataatttactttctttgtctcaattaatgtgacacttttcatttttcgagggtcaaacagtttaagtttgatcagAAATTTGCGCGtgaaatctttaaattttttgaaatgaaatttctatatttgtagactacgtaaaaagtactataagtcacaataattgacaagtcaaaataattacaagatATATGAAAGATTTACGGTAAAAAATAGACTTATTTGAATCTCGTATTCcgaaaatgtcacataaattaggacgtAGAGAAGCATTAaatgaaagggaaaaaaaagaaaaggaaaggtaGGCATGAAAGGGAAACTAAATCACAATTCACTATAACATAGTTACttatattaattcataatattgtgattttaaattagAATAAGATAATAAACATATAGTTTATAACATTTCTGACCAATCATGTATTTTAACTCCATTTAAAGAAAGCCCATCTGAATTTACCAACCAAATGCATGCCTGTGTATGAAAAGGTTCATCCTTTATACATCTCTTTCTATTATTAAACACATCAAATATATTCTGCTTTGGAGGCCaccaaaaatgacaaaagaaaagAGTTCTAAAGAATATTTGTTCTTCAAATTCAAAGTCGAAACTCTAATTATACGATTGATCATGATATTCAAGATTATCGTCTTTGGATTGACAATGAATCCTTAATGGAACAGAACTATTTTGTAGATTATTAATAATTGAGATTAAATATGACTTCTCACGGAGTTTCGCTTGTACCGGATgaaaagaagataagaagagtACAAGGAAGATTATAACATTGATCAATTGATAGTTTGTTTTCTGagaacacatttttattttttactatgtGTAGAAAATATGAGAAGTtggatatatacatatatataataaatgtataTAAGTTCTAGAAATTATAATAAACCAAGATCAGATTATAACATTAAATAATTAACCACTAACCATGAGTAACCAATACAGGTATGTATGGAATATTATTACTAGATTTCTTACCTTTTTGAATAACCAGTACagatattttcatcaaaatggGAAAAACATTTACATTTATCcctaaatttgtaaaaaatagtcttttttaaaatatatttaaaagtttgattcAAAATGAACTTTCTCGATATTTCATTATATCATGTTATGTTCTTACTATAATTGCCCGCACcccctctttcttttcttttttttttaaaaaaaataatcaaaatgatGTTTGGTTATATATTGGATTGATTTTtcgaagaaaaaataaattaaagatgagtttcaaatttaaaaatagaaattttgacCAATTTTTCTAGTGAAAATTTTTCTGCAcccacaaattcaaatttctttttttaaaaaataaataaatttaaatgtgtgttcaaacacaattttaagttttaaattaaattcatttttaaaacttaacttttaattttttttcttccaaatatCACATTCTTTTAATAtccaaacgcctacttaatCATGGCTAACCAGTTGTTCAAGTTACATGGCAAAAGAAAGActaccccccaccccccccccctttcTCAGGGGCAGCTCAAAGTGATTAAAtgcctaaaatctaaataaacttcatatacatttatttaaaaattatttttttaattttagatttcaattagaggcctaaaatctaaataaacttcatatgtatttatttaaaaattatttttccaacttTTTAGATGTAAATTTTTgcttaaaatttctttatagatgacttcttcaaatatcttttttattattattagtttttggtaagattttatcaattcaacattaGAAAACACTATTTCACTGGGGCCATTactatatgaattgttaacataattcttagtaataagttgacaaacttTAAATAAAAACAAGAGTTAAAATCATAGAATTTGATTCAAGAAGTTGATTACTTGGTACAtcctactttaatatgtttgttGTATTGCTTGAAAAtttaagaagaaataaaaaaagaatttgtaatttaCTTTGTTCAACATTTTTCgactattgattcatatttttgacaGACTATAACTCTACCTTAtcaaagatttgaaaaaaaaaaaaagagttcaaaCAGATAAATAATATGAGTGTTAGcgaaaaataattgattttttctatttgaatgggATTAAGgagaacaaaataatataattttatgttaaaaaattaacaaaaaatttatacttGGTAAGAATTTGAGGGCCCCAACGGCATATGCCTCAAATTCTTTTGTAGgaaaaattacgcggttaagcaaacttatactacttaattacccatcatagctatagtttgctataattaccactcacgACTAACATTGGACATTAATTACGCgggctgacttcgagtttgtataatttgccacgtttgtatatgtataattcaccagaatatacaaatacatatgtataatatacaaatttctaacctatatacatatacaattcacctctctcccactctctgccctctctcgctcacctctctcctccctctcccaatctcgcttgccatatatacatgaaatacatatgtataatatacaattatctaacctttatacatatacaaattcaCCTTTCTCCCACTCTTTGCCCCCTCTCTCTCGCTTCTCTCCTTtctctcccagtctcgctcgcTTCTCTCCTccatataacatgtagctacgaattgtaattatcaaactatagctatggagaataattaggctatttttgagtggctatatgtgaaagttccccTTATAAATGCAAGAGCCGCTCCTGCCCTTTCTCTTTTAATCGTGATATCATGTAGGTGCgtataaaaagacaaaaatactcTTGATTGAAGCAGACATGTCAATGAAGACGCGTTTACTTCTAGCCGCATATACTAAGTAGTATAAATGCGTATGAAAAGATAAAACTACTCTTGATTGAAGCAGACATGTCAATGAAGACGCATATAATAACTAGTAATTCTTATAATAACATTAGGGGAGGGGTAAGGCAGGAAAGAGGAAATATTACTCACTATAACATAGTTACTTCTATTAATTCATAATATTGTGATTTTCATTAGAATAAGATAATAAACATATAGTTTATAACATTTCTGACCAATCATGTACTTTAACTCCATTTAAAGAAAGTCCATCTAAATTAGCCAACCAAATACATGTGTGTGTATGAAAAGGTCCATGCTTTATACATCTCTTTCTATTATTAAACACATCAAAAATATTCTGCTTTGGAGGCCaccaaaaatgacaaaagaaaagagttctaaagaatatttgttcttcaaattcaaaatcgAAACTCTGATCATACGATAGATCATGATATCCAAGATCATCGTCTTTGGATTGACAATGAATCCTTAATGGAACAGAACTATTTTTCAGATTATTAATAATCGAGACCAAATACGACTTCTCACGAAGTTTCGCTCCTATGGAATGAAAAGGTAAGAAGAGCATAAGGAAGATCATAACATTGATTAATTGATAGTTTGTTTTTTGATAACACATTTTTACTATGTGTCTAGGAAATAAGAAGTtggactatatatatatatatacattcttGANTAGCAGAGTTAGATGGTTTTACTCTGAATGGAGTTAAAGAACATGATTGGTAATATATagtttaaaatgatatatgtattggcatttttatttttaataaataaaagatttagTACTTTAATTTACATAATACTAgctttcaaattcaattttgtacGTTGagtttgacatatatatatatttcttcgTTGGATAACATTATCAGTTAACGAACGAATCATAACTCAAGTCATCTAAGTTGATATCACGAAATGATCGAAAACTACGATATAAATATAACATTCGATTATCCATGCatgaataattatttctttcatgTTCTCTTAATTTTGGAAGTACAAAGCAAAcacattaaataaaaatgattagaCCAATCATGTATTCTAActctatttaaataaaattcatataaattTGCCAACCAAATACATGCGTGTTTCTACCCCATCTTATTTAACCCTTCACTCctaatttatttactttctttgtcTCAATCAATGTGACACTTTCCATTTTTCCAaagtcaaatagtttaagtttgaccagaAATTTGCGcgtggaatttttatttttctaaaatgaaatttatatatttgtagaCTACGTCAAatgtactataagtcacaataattgacaattcaaaataattaaaagtatatGAAAGATTTACGGTAAAAAATAGACTTATTTGAATCTCGTATTCcgaaaatgtcacataaattagaacggaggaaagcattaaatgaaagggaaaaaaaaaaggaaaggtgGGCATGAAAGGGAAACTAAATCACAATTCACTATAACATAGTTACTTATATTAATTCATAATgttgtgattttaaattagaataagataataaatatatagtttATAATATTTATGACCAATCATGTATTTTTACTCCATTTAAAGAAAGTCCATCTGAATTTGCCAACCAAATGCATGTGTGTGTATGAAAAGGTCCATCCTTTATACATCTGTTTCTATTATTAAACACATCAAAAATATTCTGCTTTGGAGGCCaccaaaaatgacaaaagaaaagagttctaaagaatatttgttcttcaaattcaaaatcaaaactttgATCATACGATAGATCCTGATAGTCAAAATCATCGTCTTTGAATTGACAATGAGTCCTTAATGTAACAGAActattttgtaaattattaataattgagACTAAATATGACTTCTCACAGAGTTTCACTTGTACCGGATgaaaagaagataagaagagtACAAGGAAGATTATAGCATTGATCAATTGATAGTTTGTTTTCTGagaacacatttttattttttactatgtGTAGAAAatataagaagttgggtctctatatatatataataaatgtataTAAGTTCTAGAAATTATAATAAACCAAGATCAGATTATAACATCAAATAATTAACCACTAACCAATATAGCAATGTATGTATGGAATATTATTACTAGATTTCTTACCTTTTTGAATAACTAATACagatattttcatcaaaatggGAAAAGCATTTACATTTATCCCTAAATTTGTAAAAaacaatctttttttaaatatatttaaaagtttgattcAAAATGAACTTTCTCGATATTTCATTATATCATGTTATGTTCTTACTATAATTGCCCCCACCccctccttttttttaaaaaaataaataatcaaaatgatgtttggttatatattgaattgatttttcgaagaaaaaataaattaaagatgattttcaaatttaaaaatagaaattttgacCAATTTTTCTAGTGAAAAATCTTCTGCAcccacaaattcaaatttttattttttaaaaaataaattaaaatgtgtgtccaaacacaattttaatttttaaaacttaactttaagttttttttcttccaaatatCACATTCTTTTAATAtccaaacgcctacttaatCATGGCTAACCTGTTGTTCAAGTTACATGGCAAAAGAAAGACCACAACNNNNNNcccccccccccccccccctctcttTTAATCGTGATATCATGTAGGTGAgtataaaaagacaaaaatacccttgatTGAAGCAGACATGTCAATAAAGACGCGTTTACTTCTAGCCGCATATACTAAGTAGTATAGATGTGTATGATAAGATAAAACTACTCTTGATTGAAGCAGACATGTCAATGAAGACACATATACTAACTAGTAATGCTTATAATAACATTAGGGGAGGGGTGAGGCAGGAAAGAGGATATATTACTCACTATAACATAGTTACttatattaattcataataTTGTGGATTTTCATTAGAATAAGATAATAAACATATAGTTTATAACATTTCTGAACAATCATGTATTTTAACTCCATTTAAAGAAAGTCCATCTAAATTAGCCAACCAAATACATGTGTGTGTATGAAAAGGTCCATGTTTTATACATCTCTTTCTATTATTAAATACATCAAAAATATTCTGCTTTGGAGGCCaccaaaaatgacaaaagaaaagAGTTCTAAAGAATATTTGTTCTTCAAATTCAAAGTCGAAACTTTGATCATACGATAGATCATGATATCCAAGATCATCGTCTTTGGATTGACAATGAATCCTTAATGGAACAGAACTATTTTTCAGATTATTAATAATCGAGACCAAATACGACTTCTCACGAAGTTTCGCTCCTATGGAATGAAAAGGTAAGAAGAGCATAAGGAAGATCATAACATTGATTAATTGATAGTTTGTTTTTTGATAACACATTTTTACTATGTGTCTAGGAAATAAGAAGTtggactatatatatatatatacattcttGAAACTATAcaagtaataaatatatataagttacaGAAATTATAATAAATCAAGTCAGATTATAAAAGTCAATTAGACTAAttccattaataatcattaatctCTTTTTTCTAATTCCACTCACAAGTTAGCTAAGGAAAAGATAAGAGTTATGATCTGGTGAAATACTTGATTGTTGGTTACTCGGTGTAATCAAATcttaatttatcttgatttttaaagttatagttattttttgatatatatatatataagcataTCATTTAATTTAGCCTAAGTTGATATCTATGTCATTCAACTTTGAGTATCCAAATAagcatttaaacttgtataaagatAAAGAGTAATCTAGTGAATAACTCCATACCGCCATTAAATGGATTTTTTTAACAATCTCTCTATAACAATCTTTGACATTTCACCATAACAATTAAGTTTGCATCTGAGTCAATTttcatgttttgttttattatacGTTCTCTTTATAATAACATAATATTTCACTGTTCCAATAAAAGAAAATCAGAACTAATTATGTTGAGATGTTTGAATGTATAGTTCTTTTTGCTTATTAAAttctaaatatattaaatatgtatgttattaattttttttgaaataaatataaaaattgaatcgAAATTAGTGAATTCTATGGAACCGATACCATACTATACAGTATACACCATTAAAACGCGTCATTTAGCAAGTGGAATATTTGAGTCAATGTGAACATGCAAACCATCAATAATTCAATCTAAACTTTCACACGTTATAATCTTTGACCAAattctcttttttatatattaaaaaataataatttcaatatcCATCAATTTATcacaaatttttattaaaatcttCATTCTCTTCATCTCCATGAATATTAATCTAGGCAAAAAacttccttcttttcttcaaaaaaatgaaaacaaaaaagaagaaaaagaaaaatatcaaaattaccTCACAAATGGAAGTTCATTACTAGAAGAACAACTTTCATTTTGCAAAAATGGCCACCATAAAGTCCCCCTAAGAAGTTTCACTGCAgaagaaatcatcaattcaacAAATGGATTTCAAGAAAATGTTGGCCATTACTTATACAAAGGtaatttcaatgaaaaaaaagtTCTAGTAAAAAAATACGATAGAAAAAAGAACATGAAACGTCAGCACGATCATGTCATACGTGACATAGTAATATCTAGCGAAATGAGTTACCATAAAAATGTCCTTAAAATTATAGGATATTGTTTAGAGTTTGAAAGGGTAGctttaatttatgaatattCACAATTTGattatcttttcaattgtattcAATTTTTGACATGggaaaaaagaatgaaaattgcTATAGATATTGCAAGTGTGATTCTATATCTTCATATTGAATTTCCAAGACCAATTATTCATAGGAATTTAACTTCACATAATGTGATTTTGGACCAAAATGGGGTTGTAAAATTGTATAATTTTGAATGTTGTATACCACTTCCAATTGGTAAAGTACAAGTTCAAGATGACTTAATAGGGACAATTGGTTATTTAGATCCTGAGTATGTGTGGTCGAGTAAAGTTACATTAAAATCAGATGTTTTTAGTTTTGGCTTATTTTTACTTGTGTTGTTGAGTGGGAGAGAAATTAAGGTAAATCATGAGGGAAAATATTATAGTGAAGATTATGGTTTGATTTCTTTGGAGAATTATGCAAAAATAtgtgttaaaaataataaattgaaggATAATTTTATTGATTCCAAGATTTTGCAAGATGAACAAAAGAAGTTgaagggatttttgaatttggCTTTGAGATGTGCTcaaaaaattggagaaaataGGCCAAATATGATTGATGTTGCTAAAGAGCTTCAAAGAATCAAGAAGGGTGAGATGCAAGAATTATTACCTACAATGGAATGTCTAATTGATtggaattgaaatatttgaaacatAGATTTTGTTTTAAGTTCTATGTGAAGTTAATATTAATTCATAACATATGTGATAAacattgtgattttttttatatatcataaatGTAATATCTTATATGTACCCCTTGTAACTTGTTCTCTTATTCTCATGAAATAAAAGCAATAATTAGTACTCTGTTTGATCAAGCTAGCgaaattagtttattttgagtatttcttattaaaaatgtttcttttttaggAAATTAGTAGTTTGTGTTTGGTTAAATCATTTCATAAATACTTTTATTAGTAATCTGTGTTTGGccaatgtttttaaaaaatattttaagtgttacttaatcctaaaataatttttttatttttacttttcacttttgacatatcaagaaaagacaaaaaaaaattcatgttttatcttcaacattaaatacttattcttcaaatcatttttcaagagctaatactaaacatcatttaataggGGATAGTTTGGTAAAATCTTAtaccaataattatttttttaatgaatatgcCACGCCAAACAGtgaaaagtaaaaatgaacCGAGGGAGTATATTTTTAGACATGAAATACTAGAAGCATTAATTTTGGGGAGAAATCGTTTTTCAAGCTTCTGGTTAAAAGTCAACTTCTATTagccaaaaatatttttttctacacCAAAAGTCTGGTTAAATATCTTCATTctctataatatttttaaaaaaaacataaatgcTTTTAACATTTAAAAACATGATTAGACAAATTATagataaagttttttttaaaaaaattttgtcAATACAATTGCTTCTGACCTTTTTATATAACAATAATCTTCTATAACAGTTACTTTTttagaatcatttttttatattatgttataGCGATACATATTctttataacaatatttttttatgacaattaaaaggCATTCAAACAAATGATATTGTTATAAAAATATGGGCCGATTTTTTAAGTATACAACttaacaattgtatttacaccAACAtagcaatacttttttttttcaattatatagcaatattttttttcaaaagtagaatttaatttttttttaaaaattccaaATTAGCCACGCTTATCCCGATTTCCATAAATTTCTCCAATAATTTTACCTTCCTTAAATTATTcaaatatgttaaaaaaataaatcggaacaataaaataaataataaaaagaaaaagaaaaatcggAAATTAAAGCATGACAAcccacaatttattttttaattccttaatttCCTCCCCCTCTTTTATTTACCTTCCATAAATATCTCCAATATAGTTATTGCTTCTCTCTCATAATTCTAATCAAAATCAGACTTTATACCTTCACTATTCTGAAAGTGTGTTCAATGGATTTTTTTCAGCACGACGGGAGATGGAATGAAACTGGTATTCACCATAATAATTGCTTCGATTATGGTTGttttaaagtatatttattgattttattgattttttttataaatatatatatattgttatagcTTTATTGATTGGTA
It encodes the following:
- the LOC125870398 gene encoding non-functional pseudokinase ZED1-like, producing MNINLGKKLPSFLQKNENKKEEKEKYQNYLTNGSSLLEEQLSFCKNGHHKVPLRSFTAEEIINSTNGFQENVGHYLYKGNFNEKKVLVKKYDRKKNMKRQHDHVIRDIVISSEMSYHKNVLKIIGYCLEFERVALIYEYSQFDYLFNCIQFLTWEKRMKIAIDIASVILYLHIEFPRPIIHRNLTSHNVILDQNGVVKLYNFECCIPLPIGKVQVQDDLIGTIGYLDPEYVWSSKVTLKSDVFSFGLFLLVLLSGREIKVNHEGKYYSEDYGLISLENYAKICVKNNKLKDNFIDSKILQDEQKKLKGFLNLALRCAQKIGENRPNMIDVAKELQRIKKGEMQELLPTMECLIDWN